Within Wyeomyia smithii strain HCP4-BCI-WySm-NY-G18 chromosome 2, ASM2978416v1, whole genome shotgun sequence, the genomic segment GGGGAGCGATGCTGTTCTTCACCGCTAGCTCCTGAACGTCACACATATTGATTCCATAGAACCGGCTTTCTAGTTCATATAGGCTTTCTAGCAGTTGTGCTGATTGCGATATTCCTCTCCTGTGACCAGTTGTAATTTCGAGGCATTTGGGCTTGAAAGTAAAACAGACGAATGTACCCTTCCCACTGGCTTTACCGTTAATGAGAAGTTATCATATTTCaccgaaaaagtttcaaaattgtaaGAAATCTCACGAATGCAGACAGATCCCAGCAAACGATTTAACGTTTATTCTCAAACAAAACAGTCGATTTTGAAACCAAAAAACTTAAGTTCTCTGGCCTCAGAAGCGACAGCACTCTCCAGTACAAattaatatgaaactttgtatggaaaaacttaCTTGTTTGCATTCTCTTTTCTAGAGGGCTCAGTAATGCTTTATCAATGCACTACATATCGCTATAGTATAGTGTTTTACATGCTTAACGACTTTATCGAAGACACCAAAAAACTAGGATGCCCCTTGAAACATCTTGTCTGTCAACACCTATAATCTACCTATAATCTTTATCTACACTTTCAACAAATTTCGCCTTTTATGGGCGTAGATGCGTCTTACAAGGATTTCCCAGTAATTTCACACTGGATTTAGATCAGAACTGCGGATTGGCCATTCCAGTAAGTTATTTTATGggtagcaaaccatgattttgtAGCCGAACTGGTGTAAATACTGGCAttattttgctggaaaataatttttttgcgaCGATACGATGCTTTAATGGGAACAAACCAtttttatggtatttcttgatgaacgatgcAATTTTTGGTAGGCATTTCGTACTAcaaattttcccgttcacggagcgaaagaagagcggctttgacatccccttctcgctgactgtcagccacagcagcacctacttggggaacttggtgtgtaaaataaactccacctcggagctcacttcttgCTTAAGGGAAGTCAAATATGAAGTGcactgccagtcgttgccattcagggtGAGATAGGCCTGATTACCGCCTCGTCGCTATTCGCTGGGCGAATCGACTTGGCTATATTATTCAGCCACTGCCACTGTGTCATTCTCTACAGCCTCGAgatcagtggacgggactgccactTGCTGGTATGTATGtctatgttcgccaggtacctcttcactgtttggccggttgcaccgacctctcgcagagatgtagccacttttcctcctgtcttcctcttcagcattctctggaacttcttgtcgctcagagtCGTCGGCCATacagaaccgggctttctttcgatgctctgattactgtccaatagtgccaagatgttgtagatgccggaaggggcgtatccggcgtccacaaagtgccgccaatgtccgttttcgacgctgCTTTGAACTGACACACTTTTGAACGGAGTAGTTTCACTGTTTCCACCATCACGGTTAGAAAtcaactgatagagctgtcaaattttgtcatctgactcatgggttaccaCGATTGAAACTAGCCATGGTTTCGCCAAtacgtgtgaaggtaaacccatgaaaaatcggcaaattTCGTCCATTTTTTAAAATGCAAACGATAGAGcgaaaaacttggttctggtttTGTGCTATCAAGTTTTACTTTTTCATATAACGACGCCTTTTTTTAATACACTCTTGAATGGGTCGATGAGAGCATgcaaatttgtatttgtattttggtcGATTCATCTGACACTTTTAATATTATCTGcatgaaaatcttaaatctaAAACTATTGCAACATCCTAGACCTTGAGATTATTTCACCAGAAGCACGTGAGGAAACATTTCCGAAATCGAATAAATCTTCGACCAACGAGAAGGTACGGATGCATGACGTCAGTGGTTCAAAAAAGCCGTACAAGGTCCGATGAGACCTAGTTGTCAGTAAGTTTGACGAACGAAGCAGTTTACTTGGTGCTCGAAAATCAAGGTGAAAAAGCACGAAGGTAGCTTGTTGAATCTTCCGACGACTCTCCAGTGTATCCAAATCCAACAGCTTACAACGGGTAAATATCAGCAGTATAATGTTGTTTGAAAGTGAGCTTATGATCCAACATAACTCCAAATCTGATCTACGCTTTCGAGAACACATCCATTTATCTGGTAATTAAAAGCAATGGGCACATGACAACGATGGAATGTTATGAATACACATTTAGCGATGCTTATTGTGAGCTTGTTTCTGTTACACTATTCAGGAAACGTCTCCAACAGTGCTCGCAGGCGTTGGCAGTCCTGGACAGCATTCACATACCAATACGCATCCGGCTCCTAGCAAAATGGCAATGTCATTGAAGTATAAAGCAAACAGCAGTGGACCCAGATTACTGCCCTGAGGGACTCCGGAAGTGTTGCTAAATATCCGTGAAACTGCGAAatccagcttaatactcaaggtGCGGCCTAAAAGATACGAGCTCAGCCAAGAGGTTAGTCTCTCAGACATACCgtgtttagaaagcttatgTAAAAGTATTCGATGATCTACTGTGTCAAAAGCGGCCTTAATATCTGTATAAACAGCATCAATTTGCGATTCAGCTTCCATCTATGAGATACAGGTGCTTGTGAAGTCGATCGAGTTGGTCGACACTGAACGACCCGGCATAAAACCATGTTGATCAACTGATAAATAGCTTCTAGTGCAGTTTAAAATCACACTGTAGACGATGATTTCGAAGAGCTTAGATCCGGCAGAAAGGCTGGTTATCCCTCTATAGTTCCTTACGTCACGTTTGTCCCCCTTTTTGTGTATCGGAAACATGAAAGATTGTTTTCACAGCGCTGGAAACTTTTGTTGTTCAAACGATTTGCTAAAAATCCGACTGAGAGGCACGGCAAGAGCAGTAGCACAGCGACAGAAAATAATAGCTGGAACACCGTCGGGACCAGGAGAGTAGGAGCTTTTCAACTTCTTGGCACCAGCAATGGCCATAACAGGGGTGATTTCGAAAAAGTCCATGTCAACAGCACCAACAGATACACCAgctgcagctaattcagcttTAGACTGTGTTGTACAGCCATTGGCAAACACAAAAGAAAAATGATCAGCGAACAGTTCGCAAGATTCCGTGACAGTCGAAGAGTCTGTGCCGCCCAAGAACACGCTAGAAGATTTGGAGAGCTTTTCCTCTTTGAGTTCACAAATGTCCAAAAGCTTTTAGGGTTAGATCGCAAACTGAATTGCGTCCGCAATACGTAGGATTTGTAGAGAGAACTATTCAGTCTACGGTACGCATCACTTGCACATTTGAAAGCACGTCTATTGAAGAGTGTTCGTTGTTTGCGGAGCAGTCTCTGTCTTGCGTTACGATATCGTTTCAACCTTCGCAGTTCACCATTACCTCAAGCAGGAACTGGAGGAGGTCTAGTTCCCGGCAGAATATCGTTTAACCAACTGCAGATAGCATCGCAAAAACGCAATGTCATATCATCAACGTCCAATTCGTCCAACAAGGCTACCCAATCCAATGCAGAAAGATATACAGCAAGTGCATCAAAGTTAATTCGACGATAGTTGAGAAGTGCCATACCAACAGCAGCCGCAGGAACTTCAACGGAACAAGCCGGTATTGGTAGAAGTACCTCCAGTGGCGGGTGGGGACGATCAACGGGAAGCACCGAGCAATAGCTAAATGCACTGAGATTTCTTGTTATGGCAGGCAGTAAACAAAATATTTACACTGCAAAAGTTTCTATACCAGTAGTTCCCAACTGGAGGTCCGCGGCCGGGAAGCAAGCCACGAGGCTCATCTAAAAGGGCCTAGAAGCTTTTGGGTAAAGTAATTTGAGAGGCAATAGAAATTTCTTTCTAGATACCTCTACCTAGACGATATGCGACTGAAAAATGCGGACTCGTATTGCAAAATTGGTATTTGAAATTCTTCTGGGGGCCGCGGAGCCCTTTGTTATTTGCATCTAGACTACCAAAAGGTTACAACCGAATTTAATGGTAGTTCGTTGGCTTCTACATATGCGTAGTAATCCTTCGCTGAACCACATGTATTTTTGCCAGAAAATACGTTGGCAATCGGCATTTTGTAATCCTTTTTGATATCTGCGGCAGAGAAATGAACCAATCGTAAAAAGAATGCATTGGGATATTCGACTTAAAAACTTTTTCTGAATTTCTACCGCGCGATAATAAACAGAAAAAGTAGTGATGATTAGCATATCATGAAATTCTTGTTAATTTCAGTTATCCAACTACATATTTGTTATTACATTTGGTAAATTTGTGTAAAAGCTATTATTTAGCATTTGAATCTGCCATTCTAAACGTTTCAGACTTAATCCAGTTTTCACATAATGTACACAAGTATAGTGAAGGAAAACGTATTCCTTCGTTAAAACACCAACTTTTCACCAATTGTGCTGTATACCCGCATAATTGTGAAACGCTAATTTTAGTAACTAATTTGATTTTGTGCCATATACAGAATACACGGCCTCGAACCAGATGATATGGCGTACTTTGAGGTAATTTAGGTCAACAGACATACGCGGTTTCAGAGTGATAATACATAGCGATCGATTCGGATCCAATGTGCCAAGGTAAAAGGAAATTTGACAAATTTGAATGTACTATTCCAACCCAACATGAAACAGCAGTGACAGAACGAAACATTTTCCTTCCATCAGTAACAAACTAAATCCGCACAGATTTAATTCAATTGCTTCGTCTAGTAGCACTCCTGACAACGGATGGCTCAAAATGAGCGTTTGCTTATCAGCTGGAGCATACTTGAACTTTCACAATCACATACACCTTAGCTGATGCAttccatcgtttttttttttttaaagcgcTAAGGCAACATCGTCCCAAGTGATGCTGCCAGTGCCGTCGTCATCACAGCAAGACACCAGTTTTAGCTCGTTAAAATCTGCTGGTAGATCAAATGTGACGTGATGTGACGCATTCCGGGTGCGTTCTAGTGCGCAGGTTCAGTATGCACACGCATGTCTTTGATGAACGATATCAATTAAAAAAGGTTCAATAAACTTGTGCAAATGCCCGATACGAGCGTCCATTCGTCCACCCTCTCGTTAATCACTTTCGATGTTAGTCGTTGAAATTTTCGCTTTCGTGAAATCATCGAACCGAGCTAGTTTAGCTAATATTTTCTCGTATGCTTTCAAGTTCGTATTTCCACTTGAAAGGGGAAACTGGGGCACAGCAAATGATTTTTTAGCTAGAAGCTCCACCTCAAAAGGTCTTCTTTCGGTGAACAGCAGCATATGAATAAAGACCACTTGAAGGGCAGCTATTCATTcgtaatttttgcttcacagtaaagcgaaaattgaattaaatgatCGTACACATGTTTCTCGAGAAGCTAAGCGACGATGTTGCCGGCAGCGTGCCTACCGCGAATCATAGGCAAACACGCGCTCAAGCATTTTGTTAACCGCTTAGTGTAGGGGCGGCAGCTTGTAACGAGTTATGCAATAGTTGTAACGAATTCCCATCGGAAACAAAGCGAACAAACACACGCACCAGCAGTAATTTATTGCCTTATACTCCCACAGGGCTTCAACATACACATCAACGGTAGCTTCCACTGTTGCCTCCGGTACAAGCAACTTCACAGCTTGCACGAACAGCTAAAGCGGTCACTGCCCACGCTGGTACTGCCAAGCTTTCCGCCCAAGAAGCTGCTGCCTTTGACACCGAGCCAGATCGAACAGCGGAGAATTAGCCTCGAGCGGTACATTCAACTAGGTAAGAACCATTTGTTTAACAGTCATCTAAATAttcttcattgttttttttttttctttgctattTTCAGTCGGACAGGATCCGGTGTTGTGCCGTTCCGAATTGCTCCGAGCGTTTCTGCTCAATGCCCAGCAGGAGTCATCGTTCACGGAATGCCGCGAAGCCAATGTGGATGTGTTCCTCACGAATGGCTACCGGATAGCGACCAAGGCCTTCACCACGGACTGCTCGAGCAAGGTGCTGGAAAAAGCATGTGCCCTTGTTGATCTGCCCAAAGAATTTACGTACTACTTTTCGCTGTATCTGATGCGCAAAGAAACCAACGGAGAGATTGCCATTACCAAAAAGTTGATGGACTTCGAAGCTCCTTTTATTTCCCAAAAGCAGTGGGAAGACTGCAAGATTGTGATACGAACTAGCTACTGGGACACTAGCTACGATCTGGAGCTGCTGCGGGATAGAATCGCGTTGAATCTACTCTACATACAGGCCTTGAGCGACGTGGAACGTGGTTGGATTATCACCACTCGTGATTTGAGTGAGCAGCTGACGGATCTACAGGCACGAGGGAACAAACGAGAGTACTTGGAGATCGTGCGAAAGCTCCCGCTGTATGGTTGCTTGCAGTTTCCGCGGGTGTGCGTAGATTACCCACAGCAGAACACGATGGCAACCGTCATCATTGGCAATAGAGAGCTAAACATGCTGACCCACTGCGGAAAGAAGATACAGGAAACCAAATTCAAAGTGACGAGAATTCGCTGCTGGCGGGTAACAACGATTCATAGTGTACGAAAAATGCAACTTTgcttgtggttcaaaattaATTGATTCGTTTATTTTAGAATGAGGAAATATCATCAAATTCCTCGTCCGAAAGCCGGGAAGGTTCGGGTAACTTGGAGCTCTCATTCGAATACTTGATGGCGAAGAATCAGCTCAAATGGATCACGATTTACAGTGAACAGTCGATGCTTATGTCCGTGTGCCTTCAGTCGATCGTAGATGAACTGCTCAATCAGAAGAACGGGTCTGATATCAACAATATACAGGTAACGTACGCTGAAGCAGGTCTCGAAAAATTGCTCAACTAATCGTTATCATCATCGACAGACTCATCAGGCGGAGTTTGCTCCTCTTTCCTACATCAGACGGGATGGTTCCAACTACTacatcaccgattccagctcaaCCGACACTCTCAGTAGCATTGTAAGTACTTTCCGATTACAGTAGGATTGACTGCTCAAATTATAACGTTACTTTCTAGAGCGACAGTAACAGTACAACGAATCAAACTAACGGCAGCAGCCACAATGGTACCTCGTTTATCCGACGCAAGCTGAAGGAGTTCAACACGACAGTTCGTTTCAAATCCGGCAAAGATTCGGTTCACAACGAAGCGTTCGAATGGATTGGCGATGATGATTTGTAAATATTAGTTAACGCCCTCTTTATAATGCTATGTATCGTGATTAAGTGCTGGATGTACGccaattgttttcgtttgtcgAGAAAAAGTCTTTTTGGGGGTCTCAAAGCGAGAGAACAAGTTTCATGAAAAACAGACCTCCTAGCACTAATTTCAGGTTAGCAAAAGCCATATATCTTTAAACACACTCGCTGCTATGAAAGTCAATCTACAAACGAATTTAGCACGTACGGAAGCACTGCATTTTTGCcgtaccataaaaaatatattgtaaCACTGTACATTTTTCtacaagcgtattttgttttgtaaactATATATTAGAGCTTAAGTTGTTCTGTATGCTTCCTCATATGATAAACTATAGGGTCGTATTTTAACAGTCACCCCAATCACCAAAGCTATTCCTTACTAGAGCCATTTGCCTCTCACGAAGTGAGGTGACTGTAACAATGGGGCCCTTAATTGTGTATACCAAAAGTTGTTTAGcaataaaaaatcaattcttCATCGCAAATGCAAAAAAAGGTATGAATGTCAAGTCTTCCAGTGGATAAAAACAATAGAATTAGTTAAAGCGTCCAGCAAATCAGGAAATCGATGAGCACAGATAAGCAGATGATAAACTCCACATCATGCTTTCATTAAAGGTTGAGTTTCTTTGATTGATAGGAACTTTGTCAGCTGTAGCGTGTTGGGTAAAAATTCCAACGCTGATAACTGTTTAAATTCAACAGGACTTCCATTCATTCGTGTATCCTGTATAGCATAGAATTTTTATGGGAAAGATATTGCATGACATGTTTGGTGAAATACATAAGTTATTTGAACATAAACTTCGAAAAAATTGTTATCTAAATTCTCTTTACGTACCTCCATGGCAATCGACCGTTTCGAATCCTGTGTCAGATTTAACCTCAAATACCGCTTCACACTTTTGCCTTCCACTCGTCGATTGCCGGGCGGTGTTGAACGTTGAATGTCCTGTTGAAGAGAAACTTTCTGAAAATGAAAGTTGCAGTTTTCTACGGTCATAAAATTTAGGTTATTTCAATTCATATAAATGGTGTTTTAGTATTACCAAGTTCCCTCGACAGCGATTATCCTAACGGTATTACGTCTGTTTATCTATGCATTGATCATCGAAAGCCAAGGCGTTTTTGTTTAAGTTTAGCTGTTTGCAATTTTGTGCCACTCCCACAGTAATACTACTCAATACTATGATTATAAACTCAATGAATAAACAATACTCGACATTAGTACAGGAACCGAATCAGTTCAGAACTACAAACACAATCCTAGGTTGCACCTTTCATCGTTAAAATAATCAATCGTGGGCTACTGCGATCACTGGTAGAACATGAAATAAGGAGCACCAAATAAACCTTCAACAGAATGGCACGAGTGACGGGCAATGGCCGTAATGATGGTCTATATGAGAAATAACTGAATCACACTGAAGTATAAAATAAAGTCCAATTGGGAATAATTTCCGATAATTTCCCATGTTTTGTTTCATAACGAAAATCCTGAGGAGAGCTTTTCGTGGCAAAATTCCTCTGCTTGAAATCGTTCTGAAAACTGACTCTGGGTTATATCACGATCACGATGTTACTCTCCCTCGACGACAGCACATCCGTGCGGGGTCTGCCTTGAAGTCGTCAGCTTCTATGtggttctctgctgaatatcatcttgccggtcgctcatccaccATACGTGCTACGTGGACACCCCACTGTAACTTGCCAAGTTTAATCAGtttgacaaaattaaaaaaaaatcctgacTCACCTTGATTTTTGAAGTTTAAGCGTTGTGGAAGCAactgccaacacttgctcacaTCTGATTGCTACAACTATTTACCGCTTTTACAATGCAAcctatgataaaaaaataatttcgtttttCAAATTTCCCAGAGTCAATACGTAGACCTGAGCttggagcaaaaaaaataaatttagcaTGTTTTCTTCCTCGTCGATTTGTGCAACATAGTTTTGTAAACGTAGTTTACAACTTCCCACCCCGTTTGGCATCCTGACAACCATTGATTTGCGGAGTTGTTTTCTTGTATGTAAGCCTTGAAACAAACTTCACTCAGTTAAACTTCCTAAcctaaaagtttttctctatttaaaaacaaagttgaaGTGTTTTTTATGTTATATCACTCGGgggaaacaaaaaagtgaaataatAGTATTAACGAGTTAATACGACCTTATTAAACTAAATTAAAATTGAATCGATTCAACGAATTGaatgtcaaacaaaaaaaaacgaaacaacgtGAACAACGAGGTTAGTCTTCACTAATATTAATCGCTCGAGTTCCATACAGTACCGCAGTATTGTCCTTGTACCCACAACATATCAACGCCTTTGAAGCATGAAATGCCACACTGGAAGGGGGTCGCTTCTTAGCTCCATCAACTGGAACACTTCCATCGCTCTCCGGGCGCTGTACTGTATACAGTTCTTCTCCATGAATCGTACGGACATCTAAAGCCTCTGCGGCACCAGCAATCAACTGCAAATTCTCATGTATTGCTATATCCGAAACGGCATGATCGTAGGTCCAACTCTTTACAGGGTTGAGGGGTTTTCTCCAATCAACCACATTGACGGTCCCAGCAGCGCAAGCACTGATCACCCTAAACTGGTCTTCTCGAACGCTGATAGTACACACAGATTTGGAGTGTTTTACCGCAACCGTCATTTTGCCACCTGCAGCAGCGGTTCGTAAATCAAATATACGCATTGAACCATCTGCGAAACCAGCGACAACATTCTGACGATTTTGACTTGCTATAGCAGTGATTGATTGATCTGTTCCAGTTGATATATCTGCACTCATCATTTCGCTACACAAATCCCAAACCCGTAGCTGCTTAGAGTCGCCGGCTGTTACTAACTCGGTCTTACCGAGTGCACTCAGTAGAAGGCCTTTGGTTGTGACCTTTGACTTCGATGAAACGGAACAGTCTAGGTCATACATCGCTTGCCAAGCGGCTATCAAAACGTTCGACTGCCAAACCCGTACTACGCCATTGCTGTGACCAACAAGCAGCTGAACCGGTGATGCTACAGGCTCCAAAAATAGAAGACTAGAAACGGTCGTACTGGAATCACTAGTACTAGCGGCAGGCTTGAGATTGTAGCTGCAATCGTCGGCAAAGTTCTGCCAAACAACACGATCTCtgaaaaacaattcaaaattgatattgaaatttaattgaaaaatgtaaTGCTCACCTGTAAGCAAACGCCAACTCATGGTGGGGCCCAAAGTGAATCAACTCTGGAGCGCGCTGCGTTTGGAAAcatcgcagttgatgttttatCGGACCATCTTCTGAAACATCCAGCGAGTAAACACCATTTGCCACCGGGACAGCAGTTTGAGAGGGCTCTACAAAAAGTTCTCGAATTGCCTGATCGAGATAAGGCTGTCGGCGAGCCGAGAGTGAAGTTGGATTTTTATCAATCACCGCCttcttttttgctgttttcttgCCTCCAGCATCGATTTCGAGAGACCTTTGCTTCACCAGAGAAACTACAGCTTGCATTGTGGACGCTGTCTCTGGGTCAGGGTCTGAACTTAGAGTTAAGATCATGCGCCACACTTTGACCATTGCAGTTGAGTCAATCTTTTTCTGTTTGGACTTATTTTTATTCTTGCTGATTTTCGTCATTTCGCAAGAACTAAACGAGTCATGTTTGGAAACAGCGACTAATTCTGAGAGTTTTTCGACTGcaatcgaactcaattcgtaCATCAATTCTCTGCGCATCAACAAGTTGCGTGAGTTATCAAGAATCATTGAGAGGATTTTATCGCTAACGCAGTCACTTTGAACGGCGGTAATATTCGCGGTAAGCCAAGCTCTCAAAGCTGAAGCACGAACTTTTGGACTATAGTCATACAACAGATTGTGCAATTGTTTCAGTTGCTCTGACGACCACTTTTCACTCATATTCGAAATCAAATTCAAAGCCAACATTCGAATTTCCGCAATAGGATGATCAAAAAATTTGGACAATACCTCTCTATCGGCAAATGTGTTTTCGGGAGAATGTTTCAGCATCGTCACCTGTAGAAAGAGTTGCTTCAAAATATGGTCGTCATTTGTTTCAATAGCAAGGCTTTTGTATAGATGGCTGCAACAGAATGCCGGCAAATGGCACCCCAGGGCAAGGTTCTGACGAAAGATGTGAACAAGCAATTCAACTGAGCTGTTGAAGATTTCGGCATTTTCCGAAATGAGCAACCTGGTAAGTTTGTTCATCATATTACCCAAGAGTTGTGCATTGTCTCGCACCGTTGGCCAATTGAGTTGCAGAACGTCCATGGCatttgaagaatgttttgaattttgcaGAGCTTCCACAACAAGCGgcaaatactgaaaaaaaaatatacaaaaaatcattttagcgAAACTAAACTTTTGTTTCTTAATGGCTCACCTCTTCGCCTGAGTACGATAATACATCatggaaaaaatcatcaacaagAGTGTTTTCTTGCTTGTCCTCAAACCGAAGAAGTTTCACGGCAGTATTGATAGCATTGTCCCATAGTGACCACAATTTATTTTCACTGCAATCGGGTAAAGGAGGGTGCGACATTGGCAAGCACGCGTAAACCTTTAAAGTTTTTTGCGCAAGGATAAATCTTCTCCACAATGTGC encodes:
- the LOC129723759 gene encoding sorting nexin-17; this translates as MHFSIPDTQEFGSDNSGSSFTGFNIHINGSFHCCLRYKQLHSLHEQLKRSLPTLVLPSFPPKKLLPLTPSQIEQRRISLERYIQLVGQDPVLCRSELLRAFLLNAQQESSFTECREANVDVFLTNGYRIATKAFTTDCSSKVLEKACALVDLPKEFTYYFSLYLMRKETNGEIAITKKLMDFEAPFISQKQWEDCKIVIRTSYWDTSYDLELLRDRIALNLLYIQALSDVERGWIITTRDLSEQLTDLQARGNKREYLEIVRKLPLYGCLQFPRVCVDYPQQNTMATVIIGNRELNMLTHCGKKIQETKFKVTRIRCWRVTTIHSNEEISSNSSSESREGSGNLELSFEYLMAKNQLKWITIYSEQSMLMSVCLQSIVDELLNQKNGSDINNIQTHQAEFAPLSYIRRDGSNYYITDSSSTDTLSSISDSNSTTNQTNGSSHNGTSFIRRKLKEFNTTVRFKSGKDSVHNEAFEWIGDDDL
- the LOC129723592 gene encoding uncharacterized protein LOC129723592 isoform X2, whose translation is MEDFQTITSIHLNTIVQLPDVISWQLTERTNSWINVHWLENRVQTKLRKAETTYAQAGLDREDSYYIQACFRSLPDPTDLDLNKACKLLNDKNKENDISKRPLVYYNGHSVEQSDSGVKQFWLNDEGYSGKVKHINISEVQQWLEMPAIFVYDCDSPGRFLEGLTTETENLHLVSCGIHQQFTCPQRDLFSRVLARPVHTALEQHCVKLDVVLERERMDTLLGNIKNKKSLLGQLYWILTLLTDTIAYSALSGQHFKGFFRDDLLTGTLWRRFILAQKTLKVYACLPMSHPPLPDCSENKLWSLWDNAINTAVKLLRFEDKQENTLVDDFFHDVLSYSGEEYLPLVVEALQNSKHSSNAMDVLQLNWPTVRDNAQLLGNMMNKLTRLLISENAEIFNSSVELLVHIFRQNLALGCHLPAFCCSHLYKSLAIETNDDHILKQLFLQVTMLKHSPENTFADREVLSKFFDHPIAEIRMLALNLISNMSEKWSSEQLKQLHNLLYDYSPKVRASALRAWLTANITAVQSDCVSDKILSMILDNSRNLLMRRELMYELSSIAVEKLSELVAVSKHDSFSSCEMTKISKNKNKSKQKKIDSTAMVKVWRMILTLSSDPDPETASTMQAVVSLVKQRSLEIDAGGKKTAKKKAVIDKNPTSLSARRQPYLDQAIRELFVEPSQTAVPVANGVYSLDVSEDGPIKHQLRCFQTQRAPELIHFGPHHELAFAYRDRVVWQNFADDCSYNLKPAASTSDSSTTVSSLLFLEPVASPVQLLVGHSNGVVRVWQSNVLIAAWQAMYDLDCSVSSKSKVTTKGLLLSALGKTELVTAGDSKQLRVWDLCSEMMSADISTGTDQSITAIASQNRQNVVAGFADGSMRIFDLRTAAAGGKMTVAVKHSKSVCTISVREDQFRVISACAAGTVNVVDWRKPLNPVKSWTYDHAVSDIAIHENLQLIAGAAEALDVRTIHGEELYTVQRPESDGSVPVDGAKKRPPSSVAFHASKALICCCIVKAVNSCSNQM
- the LOC129723592 gene encoding uncharacterized protein LOC129723592 isoform X1, whose amino-acid sequence is MEDFQTITSIHLNTIVQLPDVISWQLTERTNSWINVHWLENRVQTKLRKAETTYAQAGLDREDSYYIQACFRSLPDPTDLDLNKACKLLNDKNKENDISKRPLVYYNGHSVEQSDSGVKQFWLNDEGYSGKVKHINISEVQQWLEMPAIFVYDCDSPGRFLEGLTTETENLHLVSCGIHQQFTCPQRDLFSRVLARPVHTALEQHCVKLDVVLERERMDTLLGNIKNKKSLLGQLYWILTLLTDTIAYSALSGQHFKGFFRDDLLTGTLWRRFILAQKTLKVYACLPMSHPPLPDCSENKLWSLWDNAINTAVKLLRFEDKQENTLVDDFFHDVLSYSGEEYLPLVVEALQNSKHSSNAMDVLQLNWPTVRDNAQLLGNMMNKLTRLLISENAEIFNSSVELLVHIFRQNLALGCHLPAFCCSHLYKSLAIETNDDHILKQLFLQVTMLKHSPENTFADREVLSKFFDHPIAEIRMLALNLISNMSEKWSSEQLKQLHNLLYDYSPKVRASALRAWLTANITAVQSDCVSDKILSMILDNSRNLLMRRELMYELSSIAVEKLSELVAVSKHDSFSSCEMTKISKNKNKSKQKKIDSTAMVKVWRMILTLSSDPDPETASTMQAVVSLVKQRSLEIDAGGKKTAKKKAVIDKNPTSLSARRQPYLDQAIRELFVEPSQTAVPVANGVYSLDVSEDGPIKHQLRCFQTQRAPELIHFGPHHELAFAYRDRVVWQNFADDCSYNLKPAASTSDSSTTVSSLLFLEPVASPVQLLVGHSNGVVRVWQSNVLIAAWQAMYDLDCSVSSKSKVTTKGLLLSALGKTELVTAGDSKQLRVWDLCSEMMSADISTGTDQSITAIASQNRQNVVAGFADGSMRIFDLRTAAAGGKMTVAVKHSKSVCTISVREDQFRVISACAAGTVNVVDWRKPLNPVKSWTYDHAVSDIAIHENLQLIAGAAEALDVRTIHGEELYTVQRPESDGSVPVDGAKKRPPSSVAFHASKALICCGYKDNTAVLYGTRAINISED